One genomic segment of Panicum virgatum strain AP13 chromosome 2N, P.virgatum_v5, whole genome shotgun sequence includes these proteins:
- the LOC120661842 gene encoding PI-PLC X domain-containing protein At5g67130-like, with the protein MEMVMAEWTRLRVTTAPNHRSLVSLVLVNYFRSIPRQGTACKERSSGLMGVINTCYAVAGNRWANFLAVDYYKRSNGGGVFQATETLNGKLICGRDDVRSCRKGILKHAFNDLLLRLGLTWKGPGHGGAEVARSDRDQILSIMSAQGKPFELLSQFSSQFR; encoded by the exons ATGGAGATGGTGATGGCGGAATGGACCCGGCTGCGTGTTACAACCGCTCCGAATCATCGTTCCTTGGTATCTTTGGTTTTGGTAAATTATTTCCGCTCAATTCCACGTCAAGGAACGGCTTGCAAGGAGCGCTCGAGTGGACTTATGGGTGTGATCAACACATGCTATGCTGTTGCCGGCAACCGTTGGGCTAACTTCTTGGCAGTTGATTACTACAAG AGAAGTAATGGTGGGGGGGTATTCCAAGCCACAGAAACGCTGAACGGTAAGCTAATTTGCGGGCGCGACGATGTACGTTCTTGCAGG AAAGGAATTCTGAAGCATGCATTCAACGATCTGCTTCTCAGACTTGGTCTGACGTGGAAGG GACCGGGGCACGGAGGAGCAGAAGTAGCACGAAGCGATCGAGATCAAATATTGAGCATCATGTCGGCCCAAGGCAAGCCCTTTGAACTTCTCTCTCAGTTTTCATCCCAGTTCCGTTAA